A window of the Carassius carassius chromosome 36, fCarCar2.1, whole genome shotgun sequence genome harbors these coding sequences:
- the dub gene encoding duboraya isoform X1 gives MEKHSVVKKRSVAELAGKFSCPVSHMTDAEVEHSVVKKRSVAELAGKFSCPVSHMTDAEVNKPVRRRPPRSLPLPAGNDASQGQDEKGTETVSTRKNRNSALIEKLQASLTLSPTGPGVMKLPVQAFSPGSPSSPSSPTATVTPKEEETPASFESTAEGTVLKSINKGRARHSIKRRPPSRRHRKSSADEGGEEVDKTPTLDRTTPNGHEGDVFEGHKTSPDAESLSSKEQIEQETKATDSEKPEPEEIVETVTSEKEDGEEKTKPEDEEEKTKLDDKEEKTKPEDKEEKTKPEDKEEQTKPEDEEEKKTEDKEEKTEPENKEEESEDEPQLAYSTEETREEPVTPQTEANTTDEKEEEQKEDEVNH, from the exons ATGGAG AAGCATTCTGTTGTAAAAAAGCGCTCTGTGGCTGAACTAGCTGGAAAATTCAGTTGTCCAGTATCCCATATGACAGACGCTGAAGTG GAGCATTCTGTTGTAAAAAAGCGCTCTGTGGCTGAACTAGCTGGAAAATTCAGTTGTCCAGTATCCCATATGACAGACGCTGAAGTG AACAAGCCTGTGAGGAGGAGACCGCCACGCTCTCTGCCGCTGCCTGCTGGTAATGACGCAAGTCAAGGCCAGGATGAG AAAGGAACTGAAACAGTATCAACCAGGAAGAATAGAAACTCTGCCCTCATTGAGAAACTGCAG GCCAGCCTTACGCTTTCTCCCACGGGTCCTGGGGTGATGAAGTTACCGGTGCAGGCCTTCTCCCCCGGTTctcccagcagcccctccagCCCCACTGCAACTGTCACACCTAAAGAAGAGGAAACTCCTGCCAGCTTTGAGAGTACCGCCGAGGGAACTGTTCTCAAAAGCATCAACAAG GGTAGAGCTCGACATTCCATCAAGCGGCGCCCGCCGTCTCGCCGGCACAGGAAGTCCAGTGCAGATGAAGGAGGAGAAGAGGTGGATAAAACACCCACCCTCGATCGAACGACTCCAAACGGGCACGAAGGAGATGTGTTTGAAGGACACAAGACCTCACCAGATGCAGAATCTCTCTCCTCTAAAGAACAGATTGAGCAGGAAACTAAAGCCACAGATTCGGAGAAGCCAGAACCAGAGGAAATAGTGGAGACTGTGACTTCAGAAAAAGAAGACGGAGAAGAGAAAACAAAAccagaagacgaagaagagaaaacaaaactagacgACAAAGAAGAGAAAACTAAACCAGAAGACAAAGAAGAGAAAACTAAACCAGAAGACAAAGAAGAGCAAACTAAAccagaagacgaagaagagaaaaaaacagaaGACAAAGAAGAGAAAACAGAACCAGAAAACAAAGAAGAGGAAAGTGAAGATGAACCACAGCTGGCTTACAGCACAGAAGAAACACGCGAAGAGCCAGTCACACCACAAACAGAAGCCAAcacaacagatgagaaagaagagGAACAGAAAGAGGATGAAGTAAACCATTAG
- the dub gene encoding duboraya isoform X3, which yields MENKPVRRRPPRSLPLPAGNDASQGQDEKGTETVSTRKNRNSALIEKLQASLTLSPTGPGVMKLPVQAFSPGSPSSPSSPTATVTPKEEETPASFESTAEGTVLKSINKGRARHSIKRRPPSRRHRKSSADEGGEEVDKTPTLDRTTPNGHEGDVFEGHKTSPDAESLSSKEQIEQETKATDSEKPEPEEIVETVTSEKEDGEEKTKPEDEEEKTKLDDKEEKTKPEDKEEKTKPEDKEEQTKPEDEEEKKTEDKEEKTEPENKEEESEDEPQLAYSTEETREEPVTPQTEANTTDEKEEEQKEDEVNH from the exons ATGGAG AACAAGCCTGTGAGGAGGAGACCGCCACGCTCTCTGCCGCTGCCTGCTGGTAATGACGCAAGTCAAGGCCAGGATGAG AAAGGAACTGAAACAGTATCAACCAGGAAGAATAGAAACTCTGCCCTCATTGAGAAACTGCAG GCCAGCCTTACGCTTTCTCCCACGGGTCCTGGGGTGATGAAGTTACCGGTGCAGGCCTTCTCCCCCGGTTctcccagcagcccctccagCCCCACTGCAACTGTCACACCTAAAGAAGAGGAAACTCCTGCCAGCTTTGAGAGTACCGCCGAGGGAACTGTTCTCAAAAGCATCAACAAG GGTAGAGCTCGACATTCCATCAAGCGGCGCCCGCCGTCTCGCCGGCACAGGAAGTCCAGTGCAGATGAAGGAGGAGAAGAGGTGGATAAAACACCCACCCTCGATCGAACGACTCCAAACGGGCACGAAGGAGATGTGTTTGAAGGACACAAGACCTCACCAGATGCAGAATCTCTCTCCTCTAAAGAACAGATTGAGCAGGAAACTAAAGCCACAGATTCGGAGAAGCCAGAACCAGAGGAAATAGTGGAGACTGTGACTTCAGAAAAAGAAGACGGAGAAGAGAAAACAAAAccagaagacgaagaagagaaaacaaaactagacgACAAAGAAGAGAAAACTAAACCAGAAGACAAAGAAGAGAAAACTAAACCAGAAGACAAAGAAGAGCAAACTAAAccagaagacgaagaagagaaaaaaacagaaGACAAAGAAGAGAAAACAGAACCAGAAAACAAAGAAGAGGAAAGTGAAGATGAACCACAGCTGGCTTACAGCACAGAAGAAACACGCGAAGAGCCAGTCACACCACAAACAGAAGCCAAcacaacagatgagaaagaagagGAACAGAAAGAGGATGAAGTAAACCATTAG
- the dub gene encoding duboraya isoform X2, giving the protein MEEHSVVKKRSVAELAGKFSCPVSHMTDAEVNKPVRRRPPRSLPLPAGNDASQGQDEKGTETVSTRKNRNSALIEKLQASLTLSPTGPGVMKLPVQAFSPGSPSSPSSPTATVTPKEEETPASFESTAEGTVLKSINKGRARHSIKRRPPSRRHRKSSADEGGEEVDKTPTLDRTTPNGHEGDVFEGHKTSPDAESLSSKEQIEQETKATDSEKPEPEEIVETVTSEKEDGEEKTKPEDEEEKTKLDDKEEKTKPEDKEEKTKPEDKEEQTKPEDEEEKKTEDKEEKTEPENKEEESEDEPQLAYSTEETREEPVTPQTEANTTDEKEEEQKEDEVNH; this is encoded by the exons ATGGAG GAGCATTCTGTTGTAAAAAAGCGCTCTGTGGCTGAACTAGCTGGAAAATTCAGTTGTCCAGTATCCCATATGACAGACGCTGAAGTG AACAAGCCTGTGAGGAGGAGACCGCCACGCTCTCTGCCGCTGCCTGCTGGTAATGACGCAAGTCAAGGCCAGGATGAG AAAGGAACTGAAACAGTATCAACCAGGAAGAATAGAAACTCTGCCCTCATTGAGAAACTGCAG GCCAGCCTTACGCTTTCTCCCACGGGTCCTGGGGTGATGAAGTTACCGGTGCAGGCCTTCTCCCCCGGTTctcccagcagcccctccagCCCCACTGCAACTGTCACACCTAAAGAAGAGGAAACTCCTGCCAGCTTTGAGAGTACCGCCGAGGGAACTGTTCTCAAAAGCATCAACAAG GGTAGAGCTCGACATTCCATCAAGCGGCGCCCGCCGTCTCGCCGGCACAGGAAGTCCAGTGCAGATGAAGGAGGAGAAGAGGTGGATAAAACACCCACCCTCGATCGAACGACTCCAAACGGGCACGAAGGAGATGTGTTTGAAGGACACAAGACCTCACCAGATGCAGAATCTCTCTCCTCTAAAGAACAGATTGAGCAGGAAACTAAAGCCACAGATTCGGAGAAGCCAGAACCAGAGGAAATAGTGGAGACTGTGACTTCAGAAAAAGAAGACGGAGAAGAGAAAACAAAAccagaagacgaagaagagaaaacaaaactagacgACAAAGAAGAGAAAACTAAACCAGAAGACAAAGAAGAGAAAACTAAACCAGAAGACAAAGAAGAGCAAACTAAAccagaagacgaagaagagaaaaaaacagaaGACAAAGAAGAGAAAACAGAACCAGAAAACAAAGAAGAGGAAAGTGAAGATGAACCACAGCTGGCTTACAGCACAGAAGAAACACGCGAAGAGCCAGTCACACCACAAACAGAAGCCAAcacaacagatgagaaagaagagGAACAGAAAGAGGATGAAGTAAACCATTAG
- the LOC132117216 gene encoding cysteinyl leukotriene receptor 2-like: MNASFPELSCLSPNNTDDFKHQVYPAAYILIFVLGLAGHALSVCIFFSQWRTQKSFTPVNLLMVNLLVSDLMLVSSLPLRVSYYILNSHWIFGHITCKLISYVYYLNMYSSVYFLVALNILRYLALVRPYMYMRIQRHYVAGIVCALIWLLMGLGCSPLLFTKKKDKDKDSFRCLELAEDNVDQLLLINNVTFPVGFVLPLVVIIFSSVLVARNLLRPSPALGRTRPCRKKACALVIISLGIFLVCFLPYHVVRTIFLITEKQVQKHTYKDSCDYILVVRKAAVIAHCLCTANSCLDPVLFFFVGENSRSVFAKWTGGKKPSACTVGRNLQQEELHVLQN; this comes from the coding sequence ATGAATGCGTCTTTTCCAGAGCTCTCCTGTTTGAGCCCCAACAACACTGATGACTTCAAACACCAAGTGTATCCTGCAGCATACATTCTCATTTTTGTCCTGGGACTCGCCGGTCACGCTTTATCGGTCTGCATCTTCTTCAGCCAATGGAGGACCCAGAAGAGTTTCACTCCAGTCAACTTGTTAATGGTGAACCTGTTGGTCTCAGACCTAATGCTGGTGTCTTCTCTGCCCCTGAGAGTCTCGTACTACATACTGAACTCTCACTGGATCTTTGGTCACATCACCTGTAAACTCATATCATATGTCTATTATCTGAATATGTACAGCTCTGTGTATTTCCTAGTGGCCCTCAACATCTTGCGTTACCTGGCGCTGGTGCGACCGTACATGTACATGCGCATACAGAGGCACTACGTCGCAGGTATCGTGTGTGCTCTCATTTGGCTCTTGATGGGTTTAGGCTGCAGTCCGCTGTTGTTCACTAAGAAAAAAGATAAAGACAAAGACAGTTTTCGGTGTTTGGAGCTGGCAGAAGACAATGTGGATCAATTGCTCCTTATCAACAATGTTACATTTCCGGTGGGCTTTGTGTTGCCTTTGGTGGTTATCATTTTCTCCTCGGTCTTGGTTGCGAGGAACCTTCTGAGGCCTAGTCCTGCTCTCGGTAGGACCAGACCTTGCAGGAAGAAGGCTTGTGCTCTGGTCATCATCAGCCTTGGGATCTTTCTGGTGTGCTTTTTGCCATATCACGTAGTGCGGACAATCTTCTTAATCACAGAGAAACAGGTCCAGAAGCATACATACAAAGACTCATGTGACTATATTTTGGTAGTCCGGAAGGCTGCCGTCATAGCGCATTGCTTGTGCACGGCTAACAGTTGTCTGGATCCTGTCCTCTTCTTCTTTGTTGGGGAAAATTCCCGATCGGTCTTTGCTAAATGGACAGGAGGAAAAAAACCCAGCGCTTGCACTGTAGGGAGAAATCTACAGCAGGAAGAGTTGCATGTTTTGCAGAACTGA
- the LOC132117217 gene encoding lysophosphatidic acid receptor 6-like, translated as MTMTENSSTINCTKDGFKYLLYSSVFSIVFILGLLLNMVAMYIFVYRLKMRNETTTYMMSLVVSDILFVFSLPFRTFYFINGQWPFGDALCKFSVAVFYTNMYGSILFLTCISVDRFLAIVYPFASRTLRTKRKAIITCGVIWVFVLSAGLTAAFVMDTTSTTNDTVYCFEKYSNSQWKSKVSKIVVLMVTVGFLIPLMINFFCSMRVLQTLRNTESINRGGQLNKAKILRMIVVHLLIFCFCFIPYNVNLVIYTLVRSQVITSCTVETVVRTIYPIAFCIAITNCCFDPVIYYFTSETIQNSIKRKSYTEHKNTIDNSFNRSDSKSKSFIVKFNKESTI; from the coding sequence ATGACAATGACTGAAAACAGTTCAACCATAAACTGTACCAAAGATGGCTTTAAATACCTGTTATACAGCTCCGTTTTCAGTATTGTCTTTATTCTTGGGCTGCTCTTGAACATGGTGGCCatgtacatttttgtttacagacttaaAATGCGCAACGAGACCACAACATACATGATGAGTCTTGTGGTCTCAGACATCCTCTTCGTCTTCAGCTTGCCTTTCAGGACGTTCTACTTTATTAACGGTCAGTGGCCATTCGGCGATGCTCTCTGCAAATTCTCAGTGGCTGTATTCTACACCAATATGTACGGCAGCATCCTCTTTCTTACATGCATCAGCGTGGACCGATTCCTGGCGATCGTTTACCCCTTTGCATCTAGAACGTTGAGGACCAAGCGCAAAGCAATAATCACCTGCGGTGTGATCTGGGTGTTTGTGCTGTCGGCAGGCCTAACTGCAGCTTTCGTAATGGACACCACTTCGACAACAAACGACACAGTTTACTGTTTTGAAAAATACTCCAACTCCCAGTGGAAGTCCAAGGTATCAAAAATTGTGGTGCTTATGGTAACCGTGGGATTCCTGATTCCACTGATGATCAACTTTTTTTGCTCCATGAGGGTCCTACAGACCTTACGAAACACAGAGAGCATCAACCGTGGAGGGCAGCTGAACAAGGCTAAGATATTGCGGATGATTGTTGTGCACTTGCTcattttctgtttttgcttcattcCGTACAACGTCAATCTGGTCATTTACACACTGGTCCGGAgtcaggttattacaagctgcaCCGTGGAGACAGTGGTCCGGACAATTTATCCGATTGCATTTTGCATTGCCATAACCAACTGTTGCTTTGACCCAGTGATCTATTACTTCACCTCCGAGACGATTCAGAACTCTATTAAACGGAAGTCTTAcactgaacacaaaaacacaattgaCAACAGTTTTAATAGAAGTGATTCGAAGAGTAAATCTTTTATTGTTAAATTCAACAAAGAATCTACAATATAA